Proteins co-encoded in one Nocardioides sp. genomic window:
- a CDS encoding nucleotidyltransferase family protein, protein MGSSPAAVEQLRAALRTVLRLEAGEDAHWRLAPEVSDDEFFAAVRRHLVSGALWAHLDALEMPEGVRTRLIGERDAAAVACLRTLRTAVLVQDELAAHGIDSLVFKGPALALQTTGSATSRGFGDVDLLVAPDSAHRALDILEADGFVIRADNPRDGKSWAARYQLRVYYEASLSRNGVDVDLHWRMDPAVYALPSFEEVWHRHVTVEQEGVALRTLDPLTALMQSCGHAAKDDGRWLRSLIDIARLARHPDLPPDWIAHLRPIDKKMLAITADALGGLPHHTWTTSVRQLRRARQAQDTDVPVPGHSRLPPWIEAVRRTTQSSHHPADVVRATALALMPVRTIHHVPDHQWWRALPKALGARGQDLGRKFRARAIRR, encoded by the coding sequence ATGGGATCCAGTCCGGCTGCCGTGGAGCAGTTGCGGGCGGCCTTGCGTACGGTGCTGCGCCTGGAAGCCGGCGAAGACGCGCACTGGCGTCTGGCGCCGGAGGTCTCCGACGACGAGTTCTTCGCCGCCGTACGTCGGCACCTGGTCAGCGGTGCGCTGTGGGCCCATCTCGACGCGCTGGAAATGCCCGAAGGCGTACGAACTCGGCTGATCGGGGAGCGCGACGCCGCGGCGGTCGCGTGCCTGCGTACGCTGCGCACCGCCGTGCTGGTCCAAGACGAGTTGGCGGCCCACGGCATCGACAGCCTGGTGTTCAAGGGTCCGGCCCTGGCCTTGCAGACGACCGGCTCGGCGACCTCGCGGGGATTCGGCGACGTCGACCTCCTCGTCGCACCCGACTCGGCACACCGCGCCTTGGACATCTTGGAGGCTGACGGTTTTGTGATCCGCGCCGACAACCCGCGAGACGGGAAGTCCTGGGCTGCCCGCTATCAACTCCGCGTCTACTACGAGGCCAGCTTGAGCCGCAATGGGGTCGATGTCGACCTGCACTGGCGGATGGACCCGGCGGTCTACGCCCTGCCCAGCTTCGAGGAAGTCTGGCACCGCCATGTGACAGTGGAGCAGGAGGGGGTTGCGCTGCGTACGCTCGATCCCCTGACCGCCTTGATGCAGTCCTGCGGGCACGCCGCGAAGGACGATGGCCGGTGGTTGCGCTCGCTGATCGACATCGCGCGCCTGGCACGCCATCCCGATCTTCCCCCCGACTGGATCGCACACCTGCGCCCCATCGACAAGAAGATGCTGGCGATCACAGCCGACGCCCTCGGTGGCCTGCCTCACCACACCTGGACTACCAGCGTTCGGCAGCTGCGCCGCGCGCGCCAGGCTCAGGACACCGACGTACCCGTCCCGGGTCATAGCCGACTGCCACCGTGGATCGAAGCCGTACGACGCACCACGCAGTCGAGTCACCATCCGGCCGACGTGGTCCGAGCCACCGCGCTGGCGTTGATGCCGGTGCGCACGATCCACCACGTCCCCGATCACCAGTGGTGGCGCGCGTTGCCGAAGGCGCTCGGGGCACGAGGCCAGGACCTCGGCCGCAAGTTTCGGGCCCGCGCCATCCGCCGCTGA
- a CDS encoding DUF4395 domain-containing protein produces MTTLDTAATTNAATVATVDPRGPQFAAALTSVVLALVLLTAPGSVALALLATQTGLFALGAALGVSRTPHAWLFKRVVRPRLAPPEHLEDAAPPRFAQAVGLVFAAVALAALSLGLDAIGVVAVGFALAAALLNAFFGFCLGCEVYLLAKRIAS; encoded by the coding sequence ATGACCACGCTCGACACTGCCGCAACCACGAACGCCGCGACCGTCGCCACGGTGGACCCCCGTGGTCCGCAGTTCGCCGCCGCGCTCACCAGCGTGGTGCTGGCCCTCGTACTGCTCACCGCTCCCGGCTCCGTCGCCCTCGCTCTCCTGGCGACACAGACCGGCCTCTTCGCACTCGGCGCCGCGCTCGGCGTCAGCCGCACTCCGCACGCCTGGTTGTTCAAGCGAGTGGTTCGGCCGCGCTTGGCGCCTCCGGAGCACCTCGAAGACGCGGCGCCACCGCGCTTCGCGCAGGCAGTGGGGCTCGTCTTCGCCGCCGTCGCACTGGCGGCGCTCTCACTGGGCCTGGACGCGATCGGCGTTGTGGCCGTCGGGTTCGCGCTTGCCGCGGCCCTGCTCAACGCGTTCTTCGGTTTCTGCCTGGGCTGCGAGGTCTACCTGCTGGCCAAACGCATCGCCTCCTGA
- a CDS encoding DUF1416 domain-containing protein yields MCGATEGGLSLDGVNTKTEAIVQGQVTRDGRPVPNAYVRLLDRSGEFTAEVPTNDSGHFRFFAGDGEWTLRTLAPKADPVDRVVTAQRGQIAEVAVTL; encoded by the coding sequence ATGTGCGGCGCGACCGAGGGTGGTCTGTCGCTCGACGGCGTCAACACCAAGACGGAGGCGATCGTTCAGGGGCAGGTCACCCGGGATGGTCGGCCGGTGCCGAACGCGTACGTCCGGCTGCTCGACCGCAGCGGTGAGTTCACCGCGGAGGTGCCCACCAACGACAGCGGGCATTTCCGCTTCTTCGCTGGCGACGGTGAGTGGACCCTGCGCACGCTTGCCCCGAAGGCCGACCCGGTCGACCGCGTGGTGACCGCGCAGCGCGGACAGATCGCGGAGGTCGCGGTCACTCTCTGA
- a CDS encoding polysaccharide biosynthesis protein, translating to MSGSRTVLVTGGTGSFGSTMVQRLLARDDVDQVRVLSRDELKQDNMRRRVGDSRVRFYLGDIRDYDSVDRATRGVDQVFHAAALKQVPSCEFFPLEAVRTNILGSANVIEAANHNGVQSLVCLGTDKAAYPVNAMGISKAMMEKVAQAFARNNPTAATVVSTVRYGNVMLSRGSVIPLFVEQLRAGKPLTITDPHMTRFLMTLDESVYLVEHAFEQARPGDLFIRKAPACTVRDLALAVAKAVGVEAELKVIGTRHGEKLYETLATREELARSEDQGEFFRISVDARELNYDQYFEEGDQEESTLEDYHSHNTERLDVDQVVDLLNSMPAFQALLRAD from the coding sequence GTGAGCGGGTCACGCACGGTGCTGGTGACGGGCGGGACCGGTTCATTCGGTTCCACCATGGTGCAGAGATTGTTGGCTCGCGACGACGTCGATCAAGTACGCGTCCTGAGCCGCGACGAACTCAAGCAGGACAACATGCGCCGTCGGGTCGGGGACTCGCGCGTACGCTTCTATCTGGGGGACATCCGCGACTACGACAGTGTCGATCGCGCCACGCGAGGCGTCGACCAGGTCTTTCACGCGGCCGCGCTCAAGCAGGTCCCCAGTTGCGAGTTCTTCCCCCTCGAAGCGGTGCGGACCAACATCTTGGGCAGCGCCAACGTCATCGAAGCCGCCAACCACAACGGTGTGCAGTCCCTGGTGTGCCTGGGCACCGACAAGGCCGCCTACCCCGTGAACGCGATGGGCATCTCCAAAGCGATGATGGAGAAGGTGGCGCAGGCCTTCGCCCGCAACAACCCCACCGCGGCCACGGTGGTGTCCACCGTGCGCTACGGCAACGTGATGCTGTCGCGCGGTTCCGTGATTCCGCTGTTCGTCGAGCAACTGCGCGCCGGCAAACCGTTGACGATCACGGACCCGCACATGACGCGCTTCTTGATGACATTGGACGAATCGGTCTACCTGGTGGAGCACGCCTTCGAGCAGGCGCGCCCAGGCGACCTCTTCATCCGCAAGGCCCCGGCCTGCACCGTGCGCGACCTGGCGCTCGCCGTTGCCAAGGCGGTCGGGGTCGAGGCCGAGTTGAAGGTCATCGGCACCCGCCATGGCGAGAAGCTCTACGAGACGTTGGCTACTCGCGAAGAACTGGCTCGGTCCGAGGACCAGGGTGAGTTCTTCCGGATCTCGGTGGATGCCCGCGAGTTGAACTACGACCAGTACTTCGAGGAGGGCGACCAGGAAGAGTCGACTCTCGAGGACTACCACTCGCACAACACCGAGAGATTGGACGTCGATCAGGTGGTCGACCTGCTCAACTCGATGCCTGCCTTCCAGGCCCTGCTCCGTGCTGACTAA
- a CDS encoding glycosyltransferase family 4 protein, which yields MKIGMISQWYEPETGSAAHPTAIAEALAARGHEVRVLTGFPSYPQGRVHSGYSMRPRQVEERDGVLLCRVPDVPSHDDNAIRRALSLTSFAASATTQVSWLRHVDASLVYLTPATVGAAAMTLRRLAGVPYVLYVQDLWPETVTASGFIGNAKATRMVESGLNRYLRRLYRGASGVAAISPTMAATLADRGPRSVPVAVPNWIDEGVFAPAPAPVEPALPPGRTWIMYAGGIGEVQALQHAVRALALLPEGSDVGLALVGDGTARLGLRRLAEELQVTDRFFEAGPQPMERMPALMAEAAAQLISLRDLPLFRGTIPSKVQASMACAAPVICAVAGDAAELVERTESGLVVPPEDPVALAKAFHTMATMDPGQRRALGERGRRAYVSELGATAGATRLEELLSAAVAGASR from the coding sequence ATGAAGATCGGCATGATCAGTCAGTGGTACGAGCCGGAAACGGGGTCGGCCGCCCACCCCACCGCGATCGCGGAGGCGTTGGCTGCGCGTGGTCACGAGGTGCGCGTGCTGACCGGCTTTCCCAGTTATCCCCAAGGACGGGTGCATTCGGGATACTCGATGCGTCCTCGCCAGGTCGAGGAACGAGACGGAGTCCTGCTCTGCCGGGTCCCGGACGTGCCCAGCCACGACGACAACGCGATCCGTCGTGCCCTGAGCCTCACCTCCTTCGCGGCCTCAGCGACGACGCAGGTCAGCTGGTTGCGCCACGTCGATGCCAGCCTGGTGTATCTGACCCCCGCGACCGTGGGCGCGGCCGCAATGACGCTGCGCCGCCTGGCCGGAGTGCCGTACGTGCTCTATGTGCAGGACCTCTGGCCCGAGACGGTCACCGCGAGTGGGTTCATCGGGAACGCGAAGGCCACCCGCATGGTCGAGTCGGGCCTCAACCGGTATCTGAGGCGGCTCTATCGCGGAGCCTCCGGGGTGGCGGCGATCAGTCCGACCATGGCCGCGACGCTCGCAGATCGCGGTCCGAGGTCGGTGCCCGTCGCGGTGCCGAACTGGATCGACGAGGGAGTGTTCGCGCCCGCGCCCGCGCCGGTCGAGCCGGCCCTGCCGCCGGGGCGGACCTGGATCATGTACGCCGGTGGGATCGGGGAGGTGCAGGCCCTCCAGCACGCGGTACGTGCGCTGGCATTGCTGCCAGAGGGCAGCGATGTCGGGCTGGCTCTCGTCGGAGACGGCACCGCGCGTCTCGGCCTGCGCCGCCTCGCCGAAGAGCTTCAGGTGACCGACCGGTTCTTCGAGGCGGGGCCGCAGCCGATGGAACGTATGCCCGCACTGATGGCCGAGGCCGCGGCGCAACTGATCAGCCTGCGTGACCTGCCTCTGTTCCGCGGGACCATCCCCAGCAAGGTGCAGGCCTCGATGGCGTGTGCCGCTCCCGTCATCTGTGCTGTCGCCGGTGATGCGGCCGAGTTGGTGGAGCGCACCGAGTCCGGTCTGGTCGTGCCACCCGAAGACCCGGTCGCGCTGGCCAAGGCCTTCCACACCATGGCGACCATGGATCCTGGGCAACGGCGGGCGCTGGGAGAGCGCGGACGCCGGGCCTACGTCAGCGAACTGGGCGCGACGGCCGGGGCGACGCGCCTGGAGGAACTGCTCTCGGCCGCCGTCGCAGGGGCGTCACGATGA
- the dtd gene encoding D-aminoacyl-tRNA deacylase: MRVVAQRVTRACVRVDGEVVGSVAGAAVLAYVGFTHTDGLPQIEWMARKLWGLRILRNELSASDVAAPILVVSQFTLYGDARKGRRPTWDAAAPGAVSEPLYENFLTALRALGAEVETGIFGADMTVDAVNDGPITLLLER; this comes from the coding sequence ATGCGAGTCGTAGCCCAGCGGGTCACTCGAGCCTGCGTACGCGTTGACGGGGAGGTGGTCGGCTCGGTCGCGGGGGCGGCCGTGCTGGCGTACGTCGGCTTCACCCACACCGACGGCCTGCCCCAGATCGAGTGGATGGCTCGCAAGTTGTGGGGGCTCCGGATCCTGCGCAACGAACTGTCCGCCTCCGACGTCGCGGCACCGATCCTGGTGGTCAGCCAGTTCACCTTGTACGGCGATGCACGCAAGGGCCGCCGACCCACCTGGGACGCCGCCGCACCTGGGGCGGTCAGCGAACCGCTGTATGAGAACTTCCTGACGGCGTTGCGCGCCTTGGGGGCCGAGGTGGAGACCGGCATCTTCGGCGCGGACATGACGGTCGACGCCGTGAACGACGGTCCCATCACGCTGCTGCTGGAACGCTGA
- a CDS encoding NAD(P)-dependent oxidoreductase, with the protein MTRVAVIGASGFVGRAVCVSLRDRGAEVVAVSAPRLTTTARTVAELLDDLETRAQTVGELRDRLRDVDAVVNAAGLATAGGAGDELFGADALLPGLVASAAPGGARVVHVSSAAVQGSRPSLDESLGHEAFSPYSRAKALGESVTLRVRPDAICFRPTSVQGPGRDVTRTLVKVASSPLASVAGAGARPTPQVLVENVGDAVAFVTLTEQQPPSVVLQPAEDLTAADLVRILGDREPKHLPTPLARSVVRVTGTLGRRSGAFAALSRRLEMLWFGQDQSPGWLQGRWSPPLGREGWERLR; encoded by the coding sequence ATGACCAGGGTCGCGGTGATCGGGGCCAGCGGCTTCGTGGGCCGAGCAGTCTGCGTGTCGTTGCGCGATCGCGGGGCCGAGGTCGTCGCGGTCTCGGCGCCACGGCTCACCACGACGGCGCGTACGGTGGCCGAACTCCTGGACGACCTCGAGACGCGCGCGCAGACAGTGGGGGAGTTGCGCGACCGGTTGCGCGACGTCGACGCGGTCGTGAACGCGGCCGGGCTCGCGACGGCCGGAGGCGCCGGGGACGAGTTGTTCGGGGCGGATGCGTTGCTGCCCGGACTCGTCGCGAGCGCTGCCCCTGGTGGGGCACGGGTCGTACACGTAAGTTCCGCGGCCGTGCAGGGGTCCAGGCCCAGCCTCGACGAGTCCCTCGGGCACGAGGCTTTCAGCCCCTACTCGCGTGCCAAGGCACTCGGCGAGAGCGTGACGTTGCGCGTACGTCCCGACGCGATCTGTTTTCGGCCTACCTCGGTGCAGGGGCCCGGCCGTGACGTGACGCGGACCCTGGTGAAGGTGGCGTCCTCGCCGCTGGCCTCGGTGGCAGGTGCGGGAGCTCGGCCCACGCCCCAGGTCCTGGTGGAGAACGTCGGTGACGCCGTCGCATTCGTGACGTTGACCGAGCAGCAACCACCCTCGGTGGTGCTCCAGCCTGCCGAGGACCTGACCGCAGCCGACCTCGTACGGATCCTGGGAGATCGAGAGCCCAAGCACCTGCCGACGCCGCTGGCACGGTCGGTGGTGCGCGTCACCGGCACGTTGGGCAGGCGCTCGGGTGCCTTCGCCGCACTGTCGCGACGCTTGGAGATGCTGTGGTTCGGCCAGGACCAGTCACCGGGGTGGTTGCAGGGTCGGTGGAGCCCGCCGCTTGGGCGTGAGGGATGGGAGAGGTTGAGATGA
- a CDS encoding acetyltransferase, with product MPTPLIVVGAGGFGRETLDVIDAVNTVDTVWELAGVVDDNPSPQNLDRLARRGAAYLGAIEVALAWPEPTAYVVGIGKPSVRRLLATRLDAAGFSAATLVHPAATFGFDVRLGAGSIVCAGVRLTTSVTIGRHAHLNPNVTVGHDSTLGDFVSLNPGANVAGDNVVGDAVLIAVGALVAPQVRIGDEATLLPGARALADVAPGGVVS from the coding sequence ATGCCCACGCCCCTTATCGTCGTCGGGGCCGGTGGCTTCGGTCGCGAGACGCTCGACGTCATCGACGCGGTCAACACGGTCGACACGGTCTGGGAGTTGGCCGGCGTCGTAGACGACAACCCCTCACCGCAGAATCTGGACCGACTCGCCCGCAGAGGTGCGGCCTATCTCGGCGCTATCGAGGTCGCGTTGGCATGGCCCGAGCCCACCGCCTACGTCGTGGGCATCGGCAAGCCGAGCGTACGACGGCTGCTGGCCACGCGTTTGGACGCGGCCGGTTTCAGTGCGGCGACCTTGGTGCACCCTGCGGCGACGTTTGGGTTCGACGTGCGTCTGGGGGCAGGCTCGATCGTGTGCGCCGGGGTACGGCTGACGACCTCCGTCACGATCGGCCGCCACGCCCATCTCAATCCCAACGTGACGGTGGGACACGACTCCACGTTGGGCGACTTCGTAAGCCTGAATCCAGGGGCGAATGTCGCGGGCGACAACGTGGTCGGTGACGCGGTGTTGATCGCCGTGGGTGCCCTGGTGGCACCGCAGGTGCGGATTGGTGATGAGGCGACGCTGCTACCGGGCGCGCGCGCCTTGGCAGATGTCGCGCCGGGTGGCGTCGTCTCCTGA
- the wecB gene encoding UDP-N-acetylglucosamine 2-epimerase (non-hydrolyzing) gives MKVMTIVGTRPEIIRLARVMARLDATEGIEHVLVHTGQNYDHQLNQVFFDDLQLRQPDHYLGVDTASLGAVLGGVLAETEKVLLAERPDAVLVLGDTNSCIATLMAKRMKIATYHMEAGNRCFDENVPEETNRRLVDHVADFNLAYTEHARRNLLAEGLHPRRIIVTGSPMREVLEKFTAEIEGSDILSRLDLTEGGYFLVSAHREENVDSPERLGMLLDCLGAVWDRWQLPIVVSTHPRTRKRLEALGRAVEGDVRWLEPFGFHDYNHLQLKAACVLSDSGTISEESSILGFPAITLRDSIERPEALDSGSIIMTGLNRDDVVAAVGLAMADGAVSSSMPAGYEISDTSNRVVRFIVSTASRNHVWSGVRVNRDSATADRNGES, from the coding sequence ATGAAGGTGATGACGATCGTCGGGACGCGTCCCGAGATCATCCGGCTCGCTCGGGTGATGGCGCGACTGGACGCGACCGAGGGAATCGAGCACGTCCTGGTCCACACCGGCCAGAACTATGACCATCAGTTGAATCAAGTGTTCTTCGACGATCTGCAATTGCGCCAGCCCGACCACTACCTCGGAGTGGACACGGCCAGCCTTGGCGCCGTTCTGGGCGGTGTCCTCGCGGAGACCGAGAAGGTGTTGCTCGCAGAGCGACCGGACGCGGTCCTCGTCCTCGGTGACACGAACTCGTGCATCGCCACCCTGATGGCCAAGCGGATGAAGATCGCGACGTATCACATGGAAGCCGGCAACCGCTGCTTTGACGAGAACGTGCCGGAGGAGACCAACCGCCGGCTCGTCGACCACGTCGCGGACTTCAACCTGGCCTACACCGAGCACGCCCGCCGCAATCTGCTCGCCGAGGGCCTGCACCCACGCCGCATCATCGTGACTGGCTCGCCGATGCGAGAAGTGCTGGAGAAGTTCACCGCCGAGATCGAAGGTTCCGACATCTTGTCGCGTCTGGACCTCACCGAGGGGGGCTACTTCCTGGTCAGCGCGCACCGTGAGGAGAACGTCGACTCTCCGGAGCGGCTCGGCATGCTGCTCGACTGCCTGGGCGCGGTCTGGGATCGCTGGCAGCTACCGATCGTGGTGTCGACCCATCCGCGGACCCGCAAGCGCCTCGAGGCGCTCGGGCGCGCGGTCGAGGGCGACGTCAGGTGGCTCGAACCCTTCGGCTTCCACGACTACAACCACCTGCAGCTGAAAGCCGCATGCGTGCTCTCCGACTCCGGCACCATCTCGGAGGAGTCCTCGATCCTGGGATTCCCCGCAATCACGTTGCGGGACTCGATCGAACGCCCGGAGGCACTCGACTCCGGGTCGATCATCATGACCGGACTCAACCGTGACGACGTCGTCGCGGCTGTCGGTCTGGCGATGGCTGACGGTGCGGTCAGCTCCTCGATGCCCGCCGGGTACGAGATCTCGGACACGAGCAACAGGGTGGTGCGGTTCATCGTCTCCACCGCGTCACGAAACCATGTGTGGTCCGGCGTGCGGGTCAACCGCGATTCGGCGACCGCCGACCGAAACGGAGAATCATGA
- a CDS encoding NAD-dependent epimerase/dehydratase family protein: protein MGEVEMKVAITGGYGFLGWHLACRLRAQHGLEPVRLGRADFADSERLAARLADVDVVYHVAGVNRADSDAEVEQGNVALATALGQAIEGRPVDVVFANSVQAELDNAYGRGKAAAAGVLADVVTASGGRFADRLLPNLFGEHGLPQYNSFVATFAHEVAAGRTPTVTGDRDIPLLHVQDAASALVEAVGGSDSLVVPGEPHGIGEVLEFLQRTHDLYATRGEIPALESKFAVNLFNTYRAAAFPGMWPLSPEVFADNRGDLFETVRAHGGTGQAFVSTTLPGQGRGEHYHLHKVERFFVIKGTAQIQLRRLLHDDVVTFTLSGDRPSFVDMPTLWVHNIRNVGDDELVTMFWADQLLDRDNPDQYPEMVAQPDNAQPENAQPE from the coding sequence ATGGGAGAGGTTGAGATGAAGGTCGCGATCACCGGAGGCTACGGGTTCTTGGGCTGGCACCTGGCGTGCCGGTTGCGAGCCCAGCACGGTCTGGAACCAGTACGGCTGGGCCGCGCGGATTTCGCGGACTCTGAGCGTCTGGCGGCGCGCCTTGCCGACGTCGACGTCGTCTACCACGTCGCGGGGGTCAACCGGGCTGACTCCGATGCCGAGGTCGAGCAGGGCAACGTCGCGCTCGCCACTGCTTTGGGGCAAGCGATCGAGGGCCGCCCCGTCGACGTGGTCTTCGCAAACTCGGTTCAAGCGGAGTTGGACAATGCGTACGGTCGCGGCAAGGCGGCGGCGGCCGGGGTGCTGGCTGACGTCGTGACCGCGTCCGGTGGTCGATTCGCGGACCGGCTGCTGCCGAATCTCTTCGGCGAACACGGGCTACCGCAGTACAACTCCTTCGTCGCGACCTTCGCGCACGAGGTGGCCGCGGGACGTACGCCCACAGTCACCGGCGACAGGGATATCCCCTTGCTCCACGTGCAGGATGCGGCCTCGGCGTTGGTCGAGGCGGTCGGCGGCAGTGACTCGCTCGTCGTGCCCGGTGAACCCCACGGGATCGGGGAGGTGCTGGAGTTCCTGCAACGCACCCACGACTTGTACGCCACCCGCGGGGAGATCCCCGCACTTGAGTCGAAGTTCGCGGTGAATCTCTTCAACACCTACCGGGCCGCAGCCTTCCCCGGGATGTGGCCGCTCTCGCCCGAGGTCTTCGCCGACAACCGGGGTGATCTGTTCGAGACCGTGCGCGCGCATGGCGGGACGGGACAGGCTTTCGTGTCGACAACCCTGCCCGGACAGGGCCGAGGCGAGCACTACCACCTGCACAAGGTGGAGCGGTTCTTCGTAATCAAGGGGACCGCCCAGATCCAATTGCGACGACTCCTGCACGACGACGTCGTGACCTTCACACTGAGCGGTGACCGACCGTCATTCGTCGACATGCCCACCTTGTGGGTGCACAACATCCGCAACGTCGGTGACGACGAACTCGTCACGATGTTCTGGGCCGATCAACTGCTGGATCGTGACAACCCCGATCAGTATCCGGAAATGGTCGCCCAGCCGGACAACGCCCAGCCGGAGAACGCCCAGCCGGAATGA
- a CDS encoding thioredoxin family protein produces the protein MTIGQWVLLVSLVLAVSFGLWRARTDGRFRPPKTPVVGDGPVVPVVEEGPVLPVVEEGPVLPVVGEGPVLPVVEEGAVLPVVEEGGARLETTLRTGGFETLAGARSSTTEGGFETLADARSSTTEGGIEEGGALPVVGEGSVLPVVEEGGARLETTLRTGGFETLAGARSSTTEAGIEEGGALPVEGEGAVLPVVGEGAVLPVVEEGGARLETTTSSEAHVTLLQFSSAFCAPCRATRRVLEQVASETDGVVHREIDAEENLDMVRQFGVLRTPTTVILDADGVERSRATGAPTLAQVRAALASLSGA, from the coding sequence GTGACCATCGGCCAGTGGGTGTTGCTTGTCAGTCTCGTGCTGGCCGTGAGCTTCGGGCTCTGGCGCGCCCGCACCGACGGCCGGTTCCGCCCGCCCAAGACCCCGGTGGTCGGAGACGGTCCCGTAGTGCCGGTGGTTGAGGAGGGTCCCGTGTTGCCGGTGGTTGAGGAGGGTCCCGTGTTGCCGGTGGTGGGGGAGGGTCCCGTGTTGCCGGTGGTTGAGGAGGGCGCCGTGTTGCCGGTGGTTGAGGAGGGCGGAGCCCGTCTCGAAACCACGTTGCGTACGGGTGGTTTCGAGACGCTCGCTGGCGCTCGCTCCTCAACCACCGAGGGTGGTTTCGAGACGCTCGCTGACGCTCGCTCCTCAACCACCGAGGGTGGGATCGAGGAAGGCGGAGCCCTGCCGGTGGTGGGGGAGGGTTCGGTGTTGCCGGTGGTTGAGGAGGGCGGAGCCCGTCTCGAAACCACGTTGCGTACGGGTGGTTTCGAGACGCTCGCTGGCGCTCGCTCCTCAACCACCGAGGCTGGGATCGAGGAAGGCGGAGCCCTGCCGGTGGAGGGGGAGGGCGCCGTGTTGCCGGTGGTGGGGGAGGGCGCCGTGTTGCCGGTGGTTGAGGAGGGCGGAGCCCGTCTCGAAACCACGACCTCGTCTGAGGCCCACGTGACGCTGTTGCAATTCTCGTCCGCGTTCTGCGCTCCCTGCCGCGCGACCCGACGGGTGCTTGAGCAGGTGGCGTCGGAGACCGACGGAGTAGTCCATCGCGAGATCGACGCAGAGGAAAACCTCGACATGGTCCGGCAGTTCGGAGTGTTGCGGACGCCGACGACGGTGATCCTCGACGCCGACGGAGTCGAGCGAAGTCGTGCGACCGGGGCTCCCACGCTGGCTCAAGTGCGCGCGGCGCTCGCTTCCCTGAGCGGGGCGTGA